From the Acidobacteriota bacterium genome, one window contains:
- a CDS encoding MopE-related protein yields MKTTWKRARRVVELSILIILCASPLLAGGIAVRSVSLTDNGDNDGFADTLETVSVNVTVENTSGQSLTNVTLRLYELQSELGCLTTNTILVGNLPSGAVVQTTAGAVFTVADVDRATLGLGPFDDLSVEFKVTADSNQGPVAVYSPKLRLDLDLNVSGGSGSTSYFESFEDGMGSFEVDNIDAGHGTLADSDGYRCQYNDPAAPNSNSGPSNANCHMGPTPEFVDGEIWGLSGPAFSPAGGRGFSGFHSLFYGIDLGPPLNWTTPLASLEAARMSQPVHIAADAVEPTLIFKHQSSFADSRAFALPYRRTYDAGVVMIQVADDQGDPAGPWFKVDPYRNPYDQQNHPHISNCGFDPIDDGSTEDDYFAPTHPDRRYGRSSTCYPEFIFANMGDTQNTYDPANLGLADGPGLQGLWGIGTWVESRVDLSRYRGRSIRVRYLASTLEGNVALAETWEEIFPGLNPVPGDDGWWVDDVEITELVTTPPTVIVDSSDNSGLPPLGGNDADSDGRPDACDNCPSVANADQWNADSDEVGDSCDFCPLNPDNSDPDMDLICSTDDNCELVSNPDQMDLDSDGWGTVCDCNDADAGTNPDQFESNDGIDNDCSGDTDEIDGVTGFLDPGGDPTLLSWSAQANAARYQIQRSTHADFSTGCTPFSSFSNSFTDTDVPASGTVFNYLVRSVIPNPGSWGLDSDGVERILVCAP; encoded by the coding sequence ATGAAGACAACCTGGAAACGGGCTCGACGGGTCGTCGAGTTGTCGATTCTGATCATTCTGTGCGCCTCGCCGCTGCTGGCGGGAGGCATCGCCGTCCGCTCCGTCTCGCTGACGGACAACGGCGACAACGATGGGTTTGCCGACACCCTCGAGACGGTATCCGTGAACGTGACGGTCGAGAACACCAGCGGTCAGTCCCTGACCAACGTGACGCTCCGTCTCTACGAACTGCAGTCGGAACTTGGCTGCCTGACCACCAACACCATCTTGGTCGGAAACCTTCCCAGCGGCGCGGTGGTCCAGACGACGGCCGGCGCGGTCTTTACCGTTGCCGATGTGGATCGTGCGACTCTCGGTCTTGGACCGTTTGACGACCTATCGGTGGAGTTCAAGGTCACGGCCGATTCCAATCAGGGACCCGTGGCGGTGTACTCGCCGAAACTGCGTCTCGATCTTGACCTGAACGTCAGCGGGGGTTCGGGGAGCACGTCCTACTTCGAGAGCTTCGAGGACGGCATGGGGTCGTTCGAGGTGGACAACATCGACGCCGGTCACGGCACTCTGGCCGATTCGGATGGTTACCGCTGTCAGTACAACGACCCTGCGGCGCCCAACTCCAACAGTGGCCCCAGCAACGCCAATTGTCATATGGGTCCGACTCCCGAATTCGTGGACGGCGAGATCTGGGGTCTCAGTGGACCGGCCTTTTCACCGGCCGGGGGGCGGGGCTTCAGCGGATTCCACTCGCTCTTTTACGGCATCGATCTGGGACCCCCGCTGAACTGGACGACCCCGCTGGCCTCCCTCGAGGCGGCACGCATGAGTCAGCCGGTGCATATCGCCGCCGATGCGGTAGAACCCACCTTGATCTTCAAGCATCAGTCGAGTTTCGCCGACAGCCGGGCCTTTGCGCTCCCCTACCGCCGGACCTATGACGCTGGAGTCGTGATGATCCAGGTGGCCGACGATCAGGGCGACCCTGCAGGACCCTGGTTCAAGGTCGATCCCTACCGGAACCCCTACGACCAGCAGAACCACCCTCACATCTCTAATTGCGGTTTTGACCCGATCGATGATGGGAGTACGGAGGATGACTATTTTGCGCCGACCCATCCGGACCGGCGTTACGGTCGTTCGTCGACCTGCTACCCCGAGTTCATCTTCGCCAACATGGGAGACACCCAGAACACCTACGATCCGGCCAACCTGGGGCTGGCCGACGGACCGGGACTCCAGGGTCTGTGGGGGATCGGGACATGGGTCGAATCTCGCGTCGACCTCAGTCGTTATCGTGGGAGATCCATTCGAGTCCGCTACCTGGCCAGCACGCTGGAGGGGAATGTCGCCCTCGCGGAGACCTGGGAGGAAATCTTTCCCGGCTTGAACCCGGTACCCGGAGACGACGGCTGGTGGGTCGATGACGTCGAGATCACGGAGCTGGTGACGACGCCGCCCACAGTCATCGTCGATAGCAGCGATAACAGTGGCCTCCCGCCGCTAGGCGGCAACGACGCCGATTCCGACGGTCGTCCCGACGCCTGTGACAACTGCCCGAGCGTTGCCAACGCCGACCAGTGGAATGCGGACAGTGATGAGGTAGGCGACAGCTGTGACTTCTGCCCCCTCAATCCCGACAATTCCGACCCGGACATGGATTTGATCTGTAGTACCGACGACAACTGTGAACTCGTTTCAAATCCCGATCAGATGGATCTTGACAGCGATGGTTGGGGCACCGTCTGCGACTGTAACGACGCCGACGCCGGCACCAATCCTGATCAGTTCGAGTCGAACGACGGCATCGACAACGATTGTTCTGGAGACACCGACGAGATCGACGGCGTCACCGGTTTCCTGGATCCCGGTGGAGATCCGACGCTCCTGTCATGGTCCGCCCAGGCAAACGCCGCCCGTTACCAGATCCAACGATCAACTCACGCCGATTTCTCGACCGGTTGCACGCCGTTCAGTTCGTTCTCCAATAGCTTCACGGATACGGACGTTCCGGCTTCCGGGACGGTGTTCAACTATCTGGTGCGATCCGTCATTCCGAACCCCGGTAGCTGGGGCCTGGATTCCGACGGTGTGGAACGGATTCTGGTCTGCGCGCCGTGA
- a CDS encoding zinc ABC transporter substrate-binding protein, producing the protein MSKTIQAVLTIAVVALVTGCASDPTDRAAGDGPLKIVATTGMIGDAAAIVGGDAVNVETLMGPGVDPHLFKASEGDVQRLGDADLILYNGLHLEGKMTDILVKLASRRPIVAVGGELPEERLREPPEFLGQYDPHIWFDVELWSRTLTFIAEALVELRPEHAETFRANAESYRQALLELDSWAKDRIESIPESRRILVTAHDAFGYFGERYGVRVVGLQGLSTLAEAGLKDMERVVDIVVDSGIDAIFVETSVPRRAIEAVQAACRARGADVEIGGELFSDAMGAEGSPEGTYIGMVRHNVNTIVEALQ; encoded by the coding sequence ATGTCAAAAACTATCCAAGCCGTACTCACGATTGCAGTTGTCGCGTTGGTCACCGGTTGTGCCAGCGACCCCACGGACCGGGCAGCCGGTGACGGACCGCTCAAGATCGTCGCCACCACCGGCATGATCGGGGACGCCGCGGCGATCGTCGGCGGTGATGCGGTGAACGTCGAGACCTTGATGGGGCCGGGTGTCGACCCCCATCTGTTCAAGGCCAGCGAAGGCGATGTGCAGAGGCTCGGCGACGCAGACCTGATCCTCTACAATGGTCTTCATCTGGAAGGCAAGATGACCGACATCCTGGTCAAGCTGGCCTCGCGTCGACCGATCGTCGCCGTCGGTGGCGAACTACCCGAGGAACGACTCCGCGAACCTCCGGAGTTTCTTGGTCAGTACGACCCCCACATCTGGTTCGATGTCGAGCTCTGGAGTCGGACCCTGACGTTCATCGCAGAGGCCCTCGTAGAGCTTCGACCCGAACACGCGGAGACGTTTCGCGCCAACGCCGAGAGCTATCGCCAGGCACTTCTGGAATTGGATAGCTGGGCCAAGGATCGGATCGAATCCATTCCGGAGTCTCGCCGAATCCTCGTAACCGCCCACGATGCGTTCGGCTATTTCGGCGAGCGCTACGGCGTTCGTGTTGTCGGTCTTCAGGGACTCTCGACTCTGGCCGAAGCCGGACTGAAGGATATGGAACGGGTGGTGGATATCGTCGTCGATAGTGGCATCGATGCGATCTTCGTGGAGACCAGCGTCCCCCGGCGGGCCATCGAGGCGGTGCAGGCTGCCTGTCGCGCCCGAGGTGCCGATGTGGAGATCGGCGGGGAACTCTTCTCCGACGCCATGGGTGCCGAAGGGTCCCCCGAGGGAACCTACATCGGCATGGTTCGACACAACGTCAACACAATCGTCGAGGCTCTCCAATGA